One Acidobacteriota bacterium genomic window carries:
- a CDS encoding universal stress protein: MSDFNYQKIFHPTDLTRGDEAAFAHALKIAHQAKSLLTIFHLDTFDEDAGWEEFPHVRNLLERWGVIPQGSTPQAVLDSGVQVKKIEAKGSAPVHPILHYLETHKNELIVLSTHQRQGLSRWTHEAIAEPVGRESHVATLFVPRRAVGFVSVETGAVSLENILIPIDRKPHPQRAIDAAVALARILDCPKVNFQLLHVGSKATCPNVAVPLQTGWQVQEIIKEGDAVETILDEEEFAYADLLVMATEGHKGFLDALRGSTTERVLRGSQCPLLAVPAV, from the coding sequence ATGAGCGATTTCAATTACCAGAAAATTTTTCATCCGACCGATTTGACCAGAGGTGATGAAGCGGCGTTCGCCCACGCGCTGAAAATCGCGCATCAAGCGAAATCGCTGCTCACCATCTTTCATTTGGACACCTTTGATGAAGATGCCGGTTGGGAAGAGTTTCCCCACGTTCGCAATCTTCTTGAACGTTGGGGCGTTATCCCGCAGGGCAGTACGCCTCAAGCGGTTTTGGATAGCGGGGTGCAGGTAAAAAAAATCGAAGCCAAAGGTTCCGCGCCCGTGCATCCGATTTTGCATTATCTGGAGACCCATAAAAACGAATTGATTGTGCTTTCGACCCACCAACGGCAAGGATTGTCGCGCTGGACGCACGAAGCGATTGCCGAACCCGTAGGGCGCGAGTCGCACGTCGCCACTTTGTTTGTGCCGCGTCGCGCAGTTGGGTTTGTATCGGTTGAGACCGGCGCGGTAAGCCTCGAAAATATTTTGATTCCGATTGACCGCAAGCCGCATCCGCAACGAGCCATTGACGCCGCCGTCGCTTTGGCGCGAATCCTTGATTGTCCAAAGGTCAATTTTCAATTGCTGCACGTCGGCAGCAAAGCAACCTGCCCGAATGTCGCAGTGCCTTTGCAAACCGGTTGGCAGGTTCAGGAAATTATTAAGGAAGGCGACGCGGTGGAAACCATTCTCGACGAAGAAGAATTTGCCTATGCGGATTTGCTTGTCATGGCAACCGAAGGTCACAAAGGTTTTCTCGATGCTTTACGCGGCAGCACCACCGAACGGG
- a CDS encoding nucleotidyl transferase AbiEii/AbiGii toxin family protein gives MQEPLPLANIHQAVLEFLRGRNDVVVFGAQAVNAYVNEPRMTQDIDLLSTRAAELAEELREHLNNEFHIAVRVREIGEGRGYRLYQVQKSGNRHLVDLRPVETLPATNRIENVLVISPADLIASKVIAYTERRGKPKAGTDWRDLAMLLLTFPELKSETGEVGERLKALNVGPAILDTWRDLISQDIQPEDEDDEF, from the coding sequence ATGCAAGAACCCTTGCCTTTAGCAAATATTCATCAGGCTGTGCTGGAATTTTTGCGCGGGCGCAATGACGTTGTCGTGTTTGGCGCCCAGGCAGTCAATGCCTATGTTAATGAACCGCGAATGACGCAAGATATAGATTTACTTTCGACGCGGGCTGCGGAACTGGCGGAAGAATTGCGCGAACATCTCAACAACGAATTTCACATTGCCGTGCGGGTGCGCGAGATTGGCGAAGGGCGTGGTTATCGGTTGTATCAAGTGCAGAAATCCGGCAATCGCCATTTAGTTGACCTTCGCCCTGTCGAAACGTTACCGGCAACCAATCGCATAGAAAATGTGTTGGTGATTTCTCCGGCGGATTTGATTGCCAGCAAAGTGATTGCTTATACGGAGCGGCGCGGTAAACCGAAAGCCGGAACCGATTGGCGCGATTTGGCGATGTTACTTTTGACCTTTCCTGAATTAAAGAGCGAAACCGGTGAAGTCGGCGAGCGATTAAAAGCCTTAAACGTCGGACCAGCCATTTTAGATACTTGGCGCGATTTGATTTCGCAAGACATACAACCCGAAGATGAAGACGACGAATTTTGA